A single region of the Pristis pectinata isolate sPriPec2 chromosome 23, sPriPec2.1.pri, whole genome shotgun sequence genome encodes:
- the LOC127582178 gene encoding piercer of microtubule wall 1 protein-like, with protein sequence MDVCEVKEPAVKYLEPVPEPELPVPPRTSQYYRVHPGVPDRFEHPDCFQGYRSRPINPIYRTTNQVYGSQQPTVHEMPTSYFAISRKVSDHLSKCGMYKDNGFNVGLEKSLVTGPDNLIRFQDRLNFHRSYFQAGPSDTE encoded by the exons ATGGATGTGTGTGAGGTGAAGGAGCCCGCGGTGAAATACTTGGAGCCGGTGCCGGAGCCCGAGCTTCCTGTCCCGCCCCGGACCAGCCAGTATTACCGAGTGCACCCGGGCGTCCCCGACAGATTCGAGCACCCGGACTGCTTCCAGGGTTACAG ATCCCGACCAATTAATCCAATATATCGGACAACCAACCAAGTTTATGGGAGTCAGCAGCCAACTGTCCATGAAATGCCG ACCAGCTACTTTGCAATATCTCGGAAGGTTTCGGATCACTTAAGTAAATGTGGAATGTACAAAGACAATGGATTTAACGTGGGCCTGGAGAAATCCCTGGTCACTGGGCCGGACAACCTCATTAGGTTCCAGGACCGTCTGAACTTCCACCGCTCCTACTTTCAGGCTGGCCCATCCGACACGGAGTAG